In the Gossypium raimondii isolate GPD5lz chromosome 9, ASM2569854v1, whole genome shotgun sequence genome, one interval contains:
- the LOC105799909 gene encoding serine/threonine-protein kinase BSK6 encodes MGARCSKFSICWFHSHLKTSVLESSDLENGGKGEKNAWPSFGEFSLEQLKVATSGFSSDNIVSEHGEKAPNVVYKGKLDNDRWVAVKRFNKFAWPDSRQFLEEAKAVGSLRSERLANLIGCCCEGDERLLVAEFMPNETLAKHLFHWENQPMKWAMRLRVALYLAQALEYCSNKGRALYHDLNAYRILFDNDGNPRLSCFGLMKNSRDGKSYSTNLAFTPPEYLRTGRVTPESVVYSFGTLLLDLMSGKHIPPSHALDLIRGKNFLMLMDSALEGHFSNEDGMELVRLASRCLQYEARERPNAKSLVISLMSVQKEAEVPSYVLMGIPHGTASSKQPLSLTPFGEACMRIDLTAIHEILEKMGYKDDEGIANELSFQMWTSQMQETLNSKKHGDTAFRAKDFATAIDCYTRFIDGGTIVSPTVYARRCLSYLMNDRPQEALGDAMQAQVVSPQWPTALYLQATCLFSLGMEGDAQETLKDGTNLEAKRSKN; translated from the exons atgggagCTCGTTGTTCTAAATTCTCTATCTGCTGGTTTCATTCTCACCTTAAAACTTCTGTCCTCGAATCCTCCGATCTCG AGAATGGGGGCAAAGGTGAGAAGAATGCATGGCCGAGTTTCGGTGAGTTTAGCTTGGAGCAACTCAAAGTTGCTACGTCTGGGTTTTCTTCCGATAACATAGTGTCGGAACACGGTGAAAAAGCTCCTAACGTTGTTTACAAAGGGAAACTCGACAATGACCGCTGGGTTGCCGTTAAACGGTTTAACAAGTTCGCCTGGCCCGATTCTCGCCAATTCCTC gAAGAAGCCAAAGCTGTTGGGAGTTTAAGGAGTGAGCGGTTGGCAAATCTGATCGGTTGTTGTTGTGAAGGCGATGAGAGATTGTTGGTCGCCGAGTTTATGCCCAATGAAACGCTGGCTAAGCATCTTTTTCACT GGGAAAATCAGCCAATGAAATGGGCAATGAGGTTGAGGGTGGCACTCTACTTGGCACAAGCTTTGGAGTATTGTAGCAATAAAGGAAGAGCTTTATACCATGATCTCAATGCTTATAGGATTCTGTTTGATAAT GATGGTAATCCCAGGCTGTCTTGTTTTGGGCTCATGAAGAACAGCAGAGATGGCAAGAGTTACAGTACAAACTTAGCTTTTACACCACCTGAATACCTGAGAACAG GTCGAGTGACTCCGGAAAGTGTCGTGTATAGCTTTGGAACCTTGCTGCTAGATCTTATGAGCGGCAAACATATTCCTCCCAGCCAT GCACTTGATTTGATCCGCGGTAAGAATTTTCTCATGTTGATGGATTCTGCTTTGGAGGGTCATTTCTCAAACGAAGACGGAATGGAGTTAGTGCGGTTAGCTTCTCGCTGTTTGCAGTATGAAGCTCGTGAGAGGCCAAATGCCAAATCCCTCGTCATATCTCTCATGTCTGTTCAGAAGGAAGCAGAG GTACCATCATATGTGTTGATGGGTATTCCACATGGAACTGCTTCTTCAAAGCAACCATTGTCATTGACACCTTTTGGAGAGGCTTGCATGAGGATAGATCTGACTGCTATACATGAAATATTGGAGAAGATGGGATACAAAGACGATGAGGGAATTGCTAATGAG CTTTCTTTTCAAATGTGGACCAGCCAAATGCAGGAAACCTTGAACTCCAAGAAACATGGTGATACCGCTTTCCGAGCTAAGGATTTTGCAACTGCAATTGATTGCTACACGCGA TTCATCGATGGCGGGACCATAGTGTCACCAACAGTCTATGCCAGACGCTGCTTGTCCTACTTGATGAATGATAGGCCCCAAGAGGCCCTTGGAGATGCGATGCAAGCCCAGGTGGTGTCGCCACAGTGGCCCACTGCTTTGTATTTACAAGCGACTTGCCTGTTTAGCCTAGGGATGGAAGGTGATGCTCAAGAAACCCTCAAAGATGGCACCAACTTGGAAGCCAAAAGGAGTAAAAACTGA